A genomic region of Vibrio ziniensis contains the following coding sequences:
- a CDS encoding sugar O-acetyltransferase has translation MTEIEKMMNGLDFDGFDSEIVELRRTAAQLKLDINQCIDEEQRQALLVKLFGKIGRSLVQPPFHCEFGKTITIGEETFINMNVVMLDNAPITIGNNVLIGPNAQFYTPTHPLDYKARRRWETVCKPIVVEDDVWVGGNVVINQGVTIGARSVIAANSVVNEDVPADTLVGGTPARIIRKLNVD, from the coding sequence ATGACAGAAATAGAAAAGATGATGAATGGTCTCGATTTTGATGGATTTGACTCGGAGATCGTTGAGCTTCGCAGAACAGCAGCGCAGCTTAAACTGGACATTAATCAGTGTATTGATGAAGAACAGCGTCAGGCTTTGCTGGTGAAGCTGTTTGGCAAAATTGGCCGAAGTCTTGTTCAGCCACCTTTTCACTGCGAATTTGGTAAAACAATTACTATTGGTGAAGAAACCTTCATCAATATGAATGTCGTCATGTTGGACAATGCACCCATTACTATTGGTAATAACGTGTTGATTGGTCCAAACGCCCAGTTCTATACACCGACTCATCCTTTGGATTATAAAGCAAGAAGACGATGGGAAACGGTTTGCAAACCTATTGTGGTTGAAGATGATGTTTGGGTTGGTGGCAATGTGGTTATCAACCAAGGTGTGACCATTGGTGCGCGCTCAGTGATTGCTGCAAACTCTGTTGTCAATGAAGACGTGCCAGCAGACACCTTAGTTGGAGGTACTCCTGCCCGAATTATTCGCAAGTTGAATGTTGACTAA